In a genomic window of Candidatus Hydrogenedentota bacterium:
- a CDS encoding slipin family protein, protein MQSGTPRKHFAEPARGHVSLGLSLRALILFVLLGPPVVYFVVTPAVQTPPNIVILIVVAIVLRILISGIRVAAQWERAIVLRLGEFHAVRGPGIFYIIPIIEWVRFIDTRTLVLNVPKQKVITKDNVPAEIDGALFFLVSDPERAIVKVQDYQFAMAQYAQAALRDVVGGLSLDELLTERERIQQHIAEIVQEHVSNWGLHVDSIRLLDIELPEDLKRMMSRQASAEREKRATITKAEGDKLAALNLAQAAETMRSSPGAMQLRTLQTIDGLGPTASNTVVLYPIELTEAFKTLSAIVGRKAPSEDKGEGINLG, encoded by the coding sequence ATGCAGTCGGGTACCCCCCGAAAGCATTTTGCGGAGCCTGCGCGCGGCCACGTGTCGCTCGGCTTATCATTGCGGGCGCTTATCTTGTTCGTTCTCCTCGGCCCGCCTGTGGTTTACTTCGTTGTAACTCCGGCCGTCCAGACCCCGCCCAACATTGTGATACTGATCGTCGTGGCAATCGTGCTTCGAATTTTGATCAGCGGCATACGCGTGGCCGCGCAATGGGAACGTGCCATCGTGCTTCGGTTGGGAGAATTTCATGCGGTTAGGGGTCCGGGAATCTTTTATATCATCCCTATTATCGAATGGGTCCGGTTTATCGATACCCGCACGTTGGTGCTCAACGTGCCAAAACAAAAGGTCATCACGAAGGACAACGTCCCTGCGGAGATCGACGGCGCGCTGTTCTTCCTCGTGTCGGACCCGGAGCGCGCCATAGTCAAAGTCCAGGATTACCAATTCGCCATGGCGCAGTACGCCCAAGCGGCGTTGCGTGACGTCGTGGGCGGACTGTCACTCGACGAACTGCTCACCGAACGCGAGCGCATCCAGCAGCATATTGCGGAGATCGTGCAGGAACACGTGTCGAACTGGGGATTGCACGTCGACTCGATTCGCCTGCTGGATATTGAATTACCGGAAGACTTGAAGCGCATGATGTCGCGCCAGGCCTCCGCCGAGCGCGAAAAGCGCGCCACGATCACGAAGGCCGAAGGCGACAAGCTCGCCGCGCTGAACCTCGCCCAGGCCGCGGAAACCATGCGTAGCAGCCCCGGCGCCATGCAACTGCGGACGCTCCAAACCATCGACGGCCTCGGGCCGACGGCGTCGAACACCGTTGTGCTCTATCCCATCGAGTTGACGGAAGCGTTTAAGACATTGTCTGCAATAGTTGGCCGGAAGGCCCCAAGCGAGGACAAGGGCGAAGGCATTAACCTTGGTTAG
- a CDS encoding ABC-F family ATP-binding cassette domain-containing protein — translation MPPQPTAAILTALDVTKSFGAQPVLDRVSLTVHEGDRIGLIGRNGCGKSTFLSIIAGSESATDGKITRQDGLRVVMLGQLPSSSASDSVGDVLSRAAEDVRALLARYHATMDRLAATPHDSPEHAKLGRQAALLQHEVEMADAWNLDEDIKRVTVALDLPATDRSVATLSGGERRRVDLAAALVRHPDLLLLDEPTNHLDVTSVQWIEDFLAAYTGSCILVTHDRYFLDRVVNRIVELEHGRVTGYPGNYERFLELKAEREAHDARTEANRRSLLRRELQWLVRQPKARGTKAKYRVDRYYEIEAQGPVERDREFSFDIPQTQRLGKTVIEAKKISRIAGGETLFRDFSLILQRGMRVGVMGPNGCGKTSLVRVLMGIDAPDKGEIVHGETVEFLYVDQSHDEVPPDQTILDFVSNGVTDIEIGGKRMHVPAYLERFLFDRAALRMPMDRLSGGERNRLDIAKKLLRGGNVLVLDEPTNDLDLQTLRVLEDAVIAFDGCAILVSHDRYFLNRLCTHLVVFERGRGLVQIAGNYNDYLRWKEEQAPVEAPAEKERNKPPRVSAEPGKRKLSYREQKELEGMEAAIHQAEATVARLEALANDPATYQQGRDHAGKIAADLAAARADVERLFARWAELESVLH, via the coding sequence ATGCCACCACAACCCACAGCCGCGATTTTGACCGCACTCGACGTAACCAAGAGCTTTGGCGCGCAACCTGTCTTGGATCGCGTGTCGCTTACGGTCCACGAGGGCGATCGCATTGGTTTGATAGGCCGAAATGGCTGCGGCAAATCGACATTTCTCTCCATCATCGCCGGGTCCGAGTCGGCGACCGATGGCAAGATCACGCGGCAGGATGGGCTGCGTGTCGTCATGCTGGGGCAACTGCCGTCTTCGTCGGCATCCGACTCGGTTGGGGACGTGCTTTCGCGCGCGGCTGAAGACGTGCGCGCACTGCTTGCGAGGTATCACGCCACGATGGACCGCCTCGCGGCGACGCCTCACGATTCGCCCGAGCATGCGAAGCTGGGACGGCAGGCCGCGTTGCTGCAGCACGAAGTCGAGATGGCCGACGCGTGGAACCTCGATGAGGACATCAAACGCGTCACGGTTGCGCTCGATTTGCCCGCCACCGATCGTTCTGTCGCGACACTCTCCGGCGGGGAGCGCCGGCGCGTCGACCTTGCAGCGGCGCTTGTGCGGCACCCGGACCTGCTGCTGCTCGATGAACCGACGAACCATCTCGACGTCACCAGCGTGCAGTGGATAGAGGATTTCCTCGCGGCATATACGGGAAGTTGCATCCTTGTGACACACGACCGCTACTTTCTCGATCGGGTTGTGAACCGCATTGTCGAATTGGAGCACGGCCGCGTTACGGGCTATCCGGGCAATTACGAGCGGTTTCTCGAATTGAAGGCGGAGCGCGAGGCGCACGACGCGCGCACTGAAGCGAACCGCCGTTCGCTGTTGCGCCGCGAACTGCAGTGGCTCGTCCGCCAACCCAAGGCGCGTGGCACGAAGGCAAAGTACCGGGTCGATCGCTATTACGAAATCGAGGCGCAAGGGCCCGTCGAACGCGACCGGGAGTTTTCGTTTGATATCCCGCAAACGCAGCGGCTAGGCAAGACGGTAATCGAGGCGAAGAAAATCTCGCGCATTGCCGGGGGCGAAACGCTTTTCCGCGATTTTTCGCTCATATTGCAGCGCGGGATGCGAGTCGGCGTGATGGGGCCGAACGGATGCGGCAAGACGTCGCTCGTGCGTGTGTTGATGGGCATCGACGCACCGGACAAGGGCGAAATCGTCCACGGGGAGACGGTCGAGTTTCTCTATGTCGATCAGTCGCATGACGAAGTTCCGCCGGATCAAACGATACTCGATTTTGTGTCGAACGGCGTTACCGACATCGAGATCGGGGGTAAGCGCATGCACGTGCCTGCGTACCTCGAACGGTTCCTGTTCGATCGCGCGGCGTTGCGAATGCCGATGGATCGCCTCTCGGGCGGCGAGCGCAACCGGCTCGATATCGCGAAGAAATTGCTGCGCGGGGGAAACGTGCTCGTGCTTGACGAGCCGACGAACGATCTCGATTTGCAGACCCTGCGCGTGCTCGAGGACGCGGTGATCGCGTTCGACGGTTGCGCGATACTCGTGAGCCATGATCGTTACTTTCTCAACCGTTTGTGCACGCACCTCGTCGTGTTCGAACGCGGGCGCGGTCTCGTGCAGATCGCGGGCAACTACAACGATTACCTCCGGTGGAAGGAAGAGCAGGCACCGGTCGAAGCGCCGGCGGAAAAGGAACGCAACAAACCGCCGAGAGTGTCGGCCGAACCCGGCAAGCGTAAGCTTTCGTACCGCGAGCAAAAAGAACTCGAGGGAATGGAAGCGGCTATCCACCAGGCGGAGGCCACCGTCGCGCGTTTGGAGGCGCTGGCCAACGATCCCGCGACGTACCAGCAAGGCCGCGATCACGCTGGAAAAATTGCCGCCGACCTCGCGGCTGCCCGCGCGGACGTCGAGCGCCTCTTTGCCCGGTGGGCGGAGTTGGAGTCCGTGCTACACTAG
- a CDS encoding polysaccharide deacetylase family protein, translating into MPTVPPSSSFAWPHGKQCAVSLSFDDGRPTQLDRGVAILDAHGVPATFYLTPPWMDQRASEWRDVAQSGHEIGNHTMTHPCTGNLEFTRENPIEDYTLERMDAELARANAVIAELVGVTPTTFAYPCGGTFLGRGEQAASYVPLVAKRFLAGRGYWEPYPNAPGLCDLAHLLGCSFDALTFDQTKKLIERTINEAGWLILVGHNICANDWQGVDPEVLSRICQYLGGNDAVWVDTIAAVAQYVRDARTDASRAVTRA; encoded by the coding sequence GTGCCCACCGTACCGCCTTCCAGTTCGTTCGCGTGGCCTCACGGAAAACAGTGCGCGGTTAGCCTGAGCTTCGATGACGGCAGGCCAACGCAACTCGATCGGGGCGTCGCAATCCTCGACGCGCACGGCGTACCGGCGACCTTCTATCTTACTCCGCCGTGGATGGATCAGCGTGCGAGCGAGTGGCGCGATGTGGCGCAGTCCGGCCACGAGATCGGCAACCACACCATGACGCACCCGTGTACGGGTAACCTTGAGTTCACGCGCGAAAACCCGATCGAAGACTACACGCTCGAACGCATGGACGCGGAACTCGCCCGGGCAAACGCGGTCATTGCAGAGTTGGTCGGGGTGACGCCAACCACATTTGCGTATCCCTGCGGCGGGACCTTTCTCGGGCGCGGCGAACAGGCCGCCAGCTACGTCCCGCTTGTCGCGAAACGGTTTCTCGCGGGCCGCGGATACTGGGAGCCGTATCCGAATGCGCCGGGCCTCTGCGATCTCGCGCACTTGCTCGGGTGTAGTTTTGACGCGCTCACGTTCGACCAGACGAAGAAATTGATCGAACGCACAATCAACGAAGCAGGCTGGCTCATTCTCGTCGGTCATAACATCTGTGCGAACGACTGGCAGGGCGTGGACCCCGAAGTGCTGTCGCGGATTTGTCAATATCTGGGCGGAAACGACGCGGTCTGGGTGGATACAATCGCCGCGGTTGCACAGTACGTGCGCGACGCGCGTACGGACGCGTCGCGGGCTGTTACACGCGCATGA
- the icd gene encoding NADP-dependent isocitrate dehydrogenase — MSNYKFIKVPAGERISMNSHGKLKAPDKPIVAFIEGDGTGPDIWRASQAVFDAAVKFCYGGKRSVAWMEIYAGEKAQNVCDTYLPEETLEAIEHFNVAIKGPLTTPIGGGFRSLNVTLRQKLDLFACVRPVRYFDGVPSPVREPHRVDMVIFRENTEDVYAGYELESGGEGALKLIAFLEKEYGWNIRSDSGIGIKPVSVHGSKRLIRAALNYAVEHKRKSVTLVHKGNIMKYTEGAFRKWGYDLVREEFSDVAVGWDDCGGKPGDKILVKDTIADIFLQQVLTRPTEFDVVATMNLNGDYMSDALAAQVGGIGIAPGANINYETGVAIFEATHGTAPKYANLDKVNPSSVILSGVMMFEHMGWSEVSDAITNAMVKTIGQKKVTYDFARLMEHATELKCSEFGQALIGNLSAS; from the coding sequence ATGTCCAACTACAAGTTCATAAAAGTGCCCGCGGGCGAGCGCATCTCGATGAATTCGCATGGCAAGCTCAAGGCCCCGGACAAGCCGATTGTCGCGTTTATCGAGGGCGACGGTACCGGCCCGGACATCTGGCGCGCATCGCAGGCGGTGTTTGACGCGGCCGTAAAGTTCTGCTACGGCGGAAAGCGTTCTGTCGCGTGGATGGAGATTTACGCGGGCGAGAAGGCACAGAACGTTTGCGATACATACTTGCCCGAGGAAACGCTCGAGGCGATCGAACACTTCAACGTTGCCATCAAGGGCCCGCTCACCACGCCGATTGGCGGCGGGTTCCGCAGCCTGAACGTGACGCTGCGCCAGAAGCTTGACCTGTTTGCGTGCGTGCGGCCGGTGCGTTACTTCGACGGCGTGCCCAGCCCCGTGCGCGAACCGCACCGCGTGGACATGGTGATATTCCGCGAGAACACCGAGGACGTCTACGCGGGGTACGAGCTCGAATCCGGCGGCGAAGGTGCGCTTAAGCTGATCGCATTCCTGGAGAAAGAATACGGGTGGAACATTCGCTCCGATTCCGGTATTGGAATCAAGCCGGTCAGCGTACACGGTTCGAAGCGACTTATTCGCGCCGCACTGAACTACGCCGTCGAGCACAAGCGCAAGAGCGTCACCCTTGTGCACAAGGGCAATATCATGAAGTACACGGAGGGCGCGTTCCGGAAGTGGGGTTACGACCTCGTGCGCGAAGAGTTCTCGGACGTTGCCGTCGGCTGGGACGATTGCGGCGGAAAACCGGGCGACAAAATCCTCGTGAAGGACACGATCGCGGACATCTTCCTCCAGCAGGTGTTGACACGGCCAACAGAGTTCGACGTCGTCGCCACGATGAACCTCAACGGCGACTACATGAGCGACGCGCTCGCCGCGCAGGTCGGGGGCATCGGAATCGCCCCGGGCGCGAATATCAACTACGAGACGGGCGTTGCGATTTTCGAGGCGACACACGGCACCGCGCCGAAGTACGCCAACCTCGACAAGGTCAACCCGAGCAGTGTAATTCTCTCCGGCGTGATGATGTTCGAGCACATGGGTTGGAGCGAAGTTTCCGACGCGATCACGAACGCCATGGTGAAGACCATCGGCCAAAAGAAGGTTACGTACGACTTTGCGCGACTTATGGAGCACGCGACGGAACTGAAATGCAGCGAGTTTGGCCAGGCGTTGATCGGCAACCTGAGCGCGTCGTAG
- a CDS encoding HAMP domain-containing histidine kinase: protein MSGRIDLTSDDARERLQRVFRHAQVGRSVSSVTHDLNNYLGAIMAYAELAGMDAGVTPDTKRMLGEVVNAVRKSSALVASLTDVARKEKPDVRIMDPAQLAERVLDLRRYDLRVANVALETRYDASLPLISINLPRLQLATMYLVSNAIEALDGRERKKLAVSVCRKDGGVEIVFADSAGPIDENVRAAMFDAFYTTKGIDHLGLGLALARATIEEHGGTLAYSPETGFVISLPTKTAYAT, encoded by the coding sequence ATGAGCGGCCGGATTGACTTAACCTCGGACGACGCGCGCGAGCGTTTGCAGCGCGTATTTCGTCACGCGCAGGTCGGCCGCAGCGTCAGCAGCGTCACCCACGACCTCAACAACTATCTCGGCGCGATCATGGCGTACGCCGAGCTTGCCGGCATGGACGCGGGCGTTACGCCGGACACCAAACGAATGCTGGGCGAAGTGGTGAACGCCGTGCGCAAGTCCAGCGCGCTTGTTGCGAGCCTAACGGACGTGGCGCGCAAAGAGAAACCGGACGTGCGCATCATGGACCCGGCGCAGTTGGCGGAGCGGGTGCTTGATTTGCGCCGCTACGATTTGCGGGTCGCGAACGTCGCACTGGAGACCCGCTACGACGCAAGCCTGCCCCTGATTTCAATCAACCTGCCGCGCCTCCAGCTTGCGACGATGTATTTGGTATCGAACGCGATCGAAGCGCTCGATGGGCGCGAACGCAAGAAATTGGCCGTGTCGGTTTGCAGAAAGGACGGGGGCGTCGAAATCGTCTTTGCGGACAGCGCCGGGCCGATTGACGAGAACGTGCGCGCGGCCATGTTCGACGCGTTTTACACCACGAAGGGCATCGACCATCTCGGCCTGGGCCTCGCGCTGGCACGCGCCACCATTGAAGAGCACGGCGGCACACTTGCGTATTCGCCCGAGACGGGGTTCGTTATTTCGTTACCGACCAAAACTGCGTACGCGACGTAG
- a CDS encoding flavin monoamine oxidase family protein, translated as MPQSRRQFLGNAAALGIAAGSRSAHAQGAPRTHADVIVVGAGLAGLTAARELARKGKSVIVLEARDRVGGRTLAQATQSGEMLDVGGQWIGPGQDRMLALVNEFGLRTYQQPHAGTKILKIEGKLRTYEGDIPALPLLAKLDLARMFSQLDKFAKTIPLDAPYAAERAQAWDNVTLETWKRQYLRTSKAQALLDIVAQSVFGAEAGDISFLFFLYYLRSGGSLEKLIGITGGAQETRVHGGTQQISDRLAAQLGDGLRLNSPVRAIRHGGDGVKVIADSGEYNGAYTIVAVPPFLAGRIAYDPSLPALRSQLTQRMPMGSIIKCIMVYDKPFWRGDGFSGEIASDDGPLCAAFDDTPEGSAEGSLIGFIAGDAARAWTEKSPAERRDAILKQFVECYGDRAAQPKEYIEKNWLEEEWSGGCYEAYMGPGVMTSYGKALRAPVGRIHWAGTETSDEWCGYMDGAVRSGERAADEVLARLT; from the coding sequence ATGCCACAATCACGACGACAATTCTTGGGCAATGCCGCCGCGTTGGGAATTGCGGCGGGCAGCCGATCGGCGCACGCGCAAGGCGCACCGCGCACGCACGCGGATGTCATCGTCGTCGGCGCAGGGCTCGCGGGGCTGACCGCCGCACGCGAGCTGGCCCGAAAAGGGAAATCCGTCATTGTGCTCGAAGCGCGCGACCGCGTTGGCGGCCGCACGCTCGCGCAGGCGACGCAGAGCGGCGAGATGCTCGACGTAGGCGGGCAATGGATCGGGCCGGGCCAAGACCGCATGCTGGCCTTGGTAAATGAATTTGGTTTGCGGACGTATCAGCAGCCCCACGCGGGCACGAAGATTCTGAAAATCGAGGGCAAACTGCGGACGTACGAAGGCGACATTCCGGCACTGCCCCTTCTGGCAAAACTCGACCTTGCGCGGATGTTTTCGCAGTTGGACAAGTTTGCCAAGACGATACCGCTGGACGCCCCGTACGCTGCGGAACGCGCGCAAGCGTGGGACAATGTCACGCTCGAGACATGGAAGCGGCAGTACCTGCGCACGTCGAAGGCGCAAGCGCTGCTCGACATCGTCGCGCAATCCGTGTTTGGCGCGGAGGCCGGCGATATCTCGTTCTTGTTTTTCCTCTACTATCTGCGATCGGGCGGGTCGCTGGAGAAGCTGATCGGAATCACCGGCGGTGCGCAGGAAACGCGCGTGCATGGCGGCACACAACAAATCTCGGATCGGCTTGCCGCGCAACTCGGCGATGGGCTGCGGCTGAACAGCCCTGTCCGCGCAATTCGGCACGGCGGCGACGGCGTGAAGGTGATTGCGGACTCCGGCGAATACAACGGCGCATACACAATTGTTGCCGTGCCGCCGTTCCTCGCAGGGCGCATCGCGTACGACCCGTCGCTGCCTGCATTGCGTTCGCAACTTACCCAGCGCATGCCAATGGGTTCGATCATCAAGTGCATCATGGTCTACGACAAACCCTTTTGGCGCGGCGACGGATTCTCGGGGGAGATCGCCTCGGACGACGGGCCGCTGTGCGCAGCGTTTGACGATACGCCGGAGGGAAGCGCGGAGGGCTCGCTCATCGGTTTCATCGCAGGCGATGCCGCGCGCGCGTGGACGGAAAAATCGCCCGCCGAACGGCGCGACGCGATTCTGAAGCAGTTTGTCGAGTGCTATGGAGACAGGGCCGCCCAACCGAAGGAATACATCGAGAAAAACTGGCTCGAAGAGGAATGGTCCGGTGGCTGCTACGAAGCGTATATGGGGCCGGGCGTGATGACGTCCTACGGCAAAGCGTTGCGCGCGCCCGTCGGACGAATTCATTGGGCGGGCACGGAAACCAGCGACGAGTGGTGCGGATACATGGACGGCGCCGTGCGCTCCGGCGAACGCGCAGCCGATGAGGTTCTGGCGCGGTTGACGTAG
- a CDS encoding dienelactone hydrolase family protein, with protein sequence MDRIVPAMALVAVALLGGCVTIQEERITNMGPPTGFINKTMTVGGKQLAYNVYVPRQYDPSRKWPLIVFLHGRGERGSDGLLQTDVGIGRAIRKNPERFPCLVAMPQCPADSGWNARHDIIDETIARGFAEYSIDKSRVCLTGLSMGGYGTWSYGAAHPELFAALLPICGGGMTTDAPALAKVPIRVFHGGSDSIVNPTASRAMVDAVKKAGGDIEYTEYPEVDHNSWDKTYGDETVIEWILERKR encoded by the coding sequence ATGGATCGAATTGTACCGGCGATGGCGCTCGTTGCGGTTGCGCTCTTGGGAGGTTGTGTGACAATACAGGAAGAGAGAATCACCAACATGGGGCCGCCGACCGGGTTCATAAACAAAACGATGACCGTGGGCGGCAAGCAACTGGCCTACAACGTCTATGTCCCGCGCCAATACGACCCGTCGCGGAAATGGCCGCTCATCGTATTTCTTCACGGGCGCGGGGAGCGCGGCAGCGACGGCCTCTTACAGACGGATGTCGGGATCGGCCGCGCGATTCGCAAAAACCCGGAACGCTTCCCGTGCCTCGTCGCCATGCCGCAATGCCCTGCCGACAGCGGTTGGAACGCGCGGCACGACATCATCGACGAGACAATCGCGCGCGGCTTCGCGGAGTATTCCATCGATAAGTCGCGCGTCTGCTTGACCGGCCTCTCGATGGGCGGCTACGGCACATGGTCCTACGGAGCGGCGCACCCCGAACTGTTCGCGGCGCTGCTCCCCATCTGTGGCGGCGGAATGACGACGGACGCGCCCGCCCTGGCAAAGGTCCCCATCCGCGTGTTTCACGGCGGCTCGGACAGCATCGTAAACCCGACCGCATCGCGTGCGATGGTCGATGCCGTAAAGAAGGCCGGCGGCGACATCGAGTACACGGAATACCCCGAAGTGGACCACAATTCGTGGGACAAAACCTACGGCGACGAAACCGTTATCGAGTGGATTCTCGAACGGAAAAGGTAG
- a CDS encoding PHP domain-containing protein yields the protein MVETVENKKTSWLRLILRWAIQFVAVVVVLGAIVLAIVCRGALYNRFVVFPKQAAAWEAIRAARQEVILDDGWTEYRGVCHSHSELSHDSEMKFPDILRAAKIADISFICMTDHAREGKADYSWGWKGLHENVLFVRGFELGHGFMPWGLPDDTVFSTDADLFSMAEEIAAKGGVLFFAHSEEEREWELPQLTGMEIYNLHTDVKDEGEVDRFLKTIAPDLLLSLNKYPDQTFRLLFDRQTDILKHWDDLNAKRKIVGIAASDAHQNSGIQGFYTEDGKLQIRDTGPDKGQGGGISLNFFTRGLLRLFFGPLEPGRRLFRIEMDKYDRSLRFVNTHILANELTEAGVLDALRAGRVFIAFDMLADARGFTFLAESSGAKAVMGEEIPVANGLTLRAASPVPCRFTLVHNGNTVEQKEGRTYEFAVTEPGNYRVEAELSIVGEWTPWAYTNPIRVTPQLLATPTVAS from the coding sequence GTGGTGGAAACAGTGGAGAACAAGAAAACTTCCTGGCTTCGACTCATCCTGCGGTGGGCCATTCAATTTGTAGCTGTCGTTGTTGTGCTGGGCGCCATCGTGCTTGCGATTGTGTGCAGGGGCGCGCTCTACAACCGCTTTGTCGTGTTCCCGAAGCAGGCCGCCGCATGGGAAGCAATCCGCGCCGCGCGGCAAGAGGTGATACTCGACGATGGCTGGACGGAATACCGCGGCGTGTGTCACAGCCACTCGGAATTGTCCCACGACAGCGAGATGAAGTTTCCCGACATCCTGCGCGCGGCGAAAATTGCGGATATCAGCTTCATCTGCATGACTGACCACGCGCGCGAGGGCAAGGCAGATTACTCATGGGGTTGGAAGGGCCTTCACGAGAACGTGTTGTTTGTGCGCGGGTTCGAGTTGGGCCACGGCTTTATGCCGTGGGGACTTCCCGACGACACCGTATTCTCGACGGACGCGGACCTGTTTTCCATGGCGGAGGAGATCGCCGCGAAGGGCGGCGTGTTGTTCTTCGCGCACTCGGAAGAAGAACGCGAATGGGAGTTGCCACAACTGACCGGTATGGAGATTTACAACCTCCATACGGATGTAAAGGACGAAGGCGAGGTGGATCGGTTCTTGAAGACTATCGCGCCCGACCTTCTCCTCTCGTTGAACAAGTACCCCGACCAGACCTTTCGCCTGCTCTTCGACCGGCAAACGGACATCTTGAAACATTGGGACGATCTCAACGCCAAGCGCAAAATCGTCGGCATCGCCGCGAGCGACGCGCACCAGAACTCGGGAATTCAAGGGTTCTATACCGAGGACGGGAAACTGCAAATTCGCGACACGGGCCCTGACAAGGGACAAGGCGGCGGGATTTCGCTGAACTTTTTTACGCGGGGACTATTGCGCCTGTTTTTCGGCCCGCTCGAACCCGGACGGCGCCTGTTCCGCATCGAAATGGACAAGTACGACCGCAGCCTGCGCTTCGTGAACACGCACATCCTCGCGAATGAACTGACGGAGGCCGGCGTGCTCGACGCGTTGCGCGCGGGCCGCGTCTTCATCGCGTTCGACATGCTCGCCGATGCGCGCGGGTTCACGTTCCTCGCGGAAAGTAGCGGCGCGAAGGCCGTCATGGGCGAAGAGATACCGGTCGCAAACGGTCTCACGCTGCGCGCGGCGTCGCCCGTGCCCTGTCGCTTTACCCTGGTCCACAACGGAAATACGGTCGAACAAAAGGAGGGGCGCACGTACGAATTCGCGGTGACGGAGCCGGGCAACTACCGCGTCGAAGCGGAATTGTCCATCGTCGGCGAATGGACACCGTGGGCGTATACAAACCCAATCCGCGTCACGCCGCAATTGCTGGCAACCCCAACGGTGGCGTCGTAG
- a CDS encoding SPFH domain-containing protein — MGLFDKLRGELIDIVEWLDASNDTMVHRFDRMNNEIKNGAQLVVREGQCAVFIDRGQLADVFKPGMYTLDTENLPILSTIQGWKYGFESPFKCEVYFISTRQFTDLKWGTKNPIIARDPEFGPVRLRAFGTYCIRVTGPENFIREIVGTDGTFTTDDVTEQLRNLIVSRFADIIGESKMPVLDMAANYDELGKFISDRIANDFDQYGIQVTKLLVENISLPPEVEAALDKRTSMGVIGNLNAYTQFQAATAMTDAAKNPGAGGAMGMGVGMMMANQVGGVAAGSMASPPPIPGATIFVAVDGQQTGPFDSEALKQQIKSGRLTRESLVWKEGMAQWTPATDVAEVSNLFGAVPPPVPPKV; from the coding sequence ATGGGCTTGTTCGATAAACTGCGCGGCGAACTGATCGACATCGTCGAATGGCTCGACGCCTCGAACGACACGATGGTTCACCGGTTCGACCGGATGAACAACGAGATTAAGAACGGCGCGCAACTCGTCGTGCGCGAGGGACAATGTGCCGTGTTCATCGACCGCGGGCAGTTGGCCGACGTGTTCAAACCGGGCATGTACACGCTCGACACGGAGAACCTGCCAATTCTCTCCACGATTCAGGGCTGGAAGTACGGGTTCGAGAGCCCGTTCAAGTGCGAAGTCTATTTCATCAGCACGCGCCAGTTCACCGATCTCAAGTGGGGGACGAAAAACCCGATTATCGCGCGCGATCCCGAGTTCGGCCCCGTGCGGCTGCGCGCGTTCGGGACGTATTGCATCCGCGTCACCGGCCCCGAGAATTTCATCCGTGAAATCGTGGGGACCGACGGTACCTTCACGACAGACGACGTGACGGAGCAATTGCGCAATCTGATAGTCTCACGGTTCGCGGACATCATCGGCGAGAGCAAGATGCCCGTGCTCGACATGGCGGCGAACTACGACGAACTCGGCAAGTTCATCAGCGACCGCATCGCGAACGATTTCGATCAATACGGCATCCAGGTGACGAAGCTGCTTGTCGAAAACATCTCGCTGCCGCCGGAGGTCGAGGCCGCGCTCGACAAGCGCACGAGCATGGGCGTGATCGGCAACCTCAACGCGTATACGCAATTCCAAGCCGCGACCGCCATGACCGACGCCGCGAAAAACCCCGGAGCGGGCGGCGCAATGGGCATGGGCGTCGGCATGATGATGGCCAACCAGGTCGGTGGCGTCGCCGCGGGATCGATGGCGTCCCCACCGCCAATTCCGGGCGCAACCATTTTCGTCGCCGTGGACGGACAACAGACGGGACCCTTCGATTCCGAGGCGCTGAAACAACAGATAAAGTCCGGACGCCTCACGCGGGAATCTCTCGTCTGGAAGGAAGGCATGGCGCAATGGACGCCGGCCACCGATGTTGCGGAAGTATCGAACTTGTTCGGCGCCGTGCCTCCGCCGGTTCCGCCGAAGGTGTGA